One genomic segment of Lytechinus pictus isolate F3 Inbred chromosome 18, Lp3.0, whole genome shotgun sequence includes these proteins:
- the LOC129282202 gene encoding low-density lipoprotein receptor-related protein 4-like isoform X1 translates to MAGRGRGRGKGKGAYQVTCPPGFKREKGLGCRDVNECKVGGVSQCGQLCVNTLGSYHCSCLPGYAIGADEWSCSAGGPEAEIIYSHRDSISEADIQNALPGRRIANDVNTVLSLDIHHRERMVFWIDRSTNKIERKSLDGGEIQHIVSRHLHSPESLAVDWVHNKIYWTDIRLKQIERCDLNGSNREVVFNTGKRRPRAIALDPFEGYIFWSSSGKADKVERVSTNGRHTKRISKNDLKVIRNLAIDVIDKRVYWLDIGKRRIESSNYIGKKRNRLLEEISPNAFGLAIFEQKVYWADSVDNSIHSIVKYGDSPESRVDWSIFVESSPKGVCINHPSTQPSFDITGSFNCSTHSDCQIDLPDLTPDPSRSYLIYANTTSIHRIYADGSGHMTIAKAGLSNISTIEFDPLHKMVYFADHGRGVIERVRTDGRGLEVVSTRGVDSVEGMAVDWMHRRLYWVDSVGSYIATQSLYPGSRHTILMSSLDEPHGIAVHPALNIIYWSSWGESPKIEAARHDGSNRVTVAASPVRPTKLAIDYTHNKVLWIDAGLSTINEADLDGTNHRVINRGEMHHPFGLALYGELMWSTDSEQREVLALDRNSGEKRVSFSGDWIIPVDVHLIHSGRRVIGDIDPCQVFNGGCEQICIYAHTNQAICNCETGYHLRRDRVTCEPGKIKNKFEIKIKIK, encoded by the exons ATGGCTGGTCGAGGGAGGGGAAGAGGGAAAGGGAAGGGAGCCTATCAGGTCACGTGTCCACCCGGGTTCAAACGAGAAAAAGGACTTGGGTGCAGAG ATGTCAACGAATGCAAGGTTGGAGGAGTATCGCAATGCGGGCAGCTTTGCGTCAATACTCTCGGTTCTTACCACTGCTCATGCCTACCAGGGTACGCCATTGGGGCTGATGAATGGTCCTGCTCGGCTGGAG GACCTGAAGCAGAAATCATCTACAGTCACAGAGACAGCATCTCAGAAGCAGACATCCAGAATGCGTTACCGGGTCGACGGATCGCAAATGACGTGAACACTGTCCTCTCCCTGGACATCCATCATAGAGAGAGAATGGTGTTCTGGATTGACAGGAGTACCAACAAGATTGAAAGGAAATCATTGGATGGAGGTGAGATTCAG CATATAGTCTCGAGACACCTGCACAGCCCAGAGAGCTTGGCCGTAGATTGGGTTCATAATAAGATCTATTGGACAGACATCAGACTCAAGCAGATCGAGAGATGTGATTTAAACGGCTCAAACAGAGAAGTAGTCTTCAACACTGGTAAAAGGAGACCTAGGGCTATTGCTTTGGATCCATTTGAAGG GTATATATTCTGGAGTTCATCAGGTAAAGCCGACAAGGTGGAGCGAGTGTCCACCAATGGCAGACACACCAAGAGAATCTCAAAGAATGATCTCAAGGTCATCAGGAATCTTGCCATTGACGTGATCGATAAGAGGGTCTACTGGCTTGACATTGGAAAGAGGAGGATAGAATCGTCCAACTATATTGGGAAGAAGAGGAATAGACTCTTGGAAGAAATCAG CCCAAATGCATTTGGCTTGGCCATCTTTGAGCAGAAGGTATACTGGGCTGACTCTGTGGATAACAGTATCCACAGTATCGTTAAGTATGGAGACAGTCCAGAGTCCAGAGTCGATTGGAGTATTTTTGTAGAAAGTAGCCCCAAAGGTGTCTGCATCAACCATCCATCTACTCAACCCTCGTTTGATATCACTG GATCTTTCAACTGTAGCACACACAGTGACTGTCAGATTGACCTCCCCGACCTGACCCCTGACCCCTCCCGGTCCTACCTCATCTACGCCAACACCACCAGCATCCACCGCATCTACGCGGACGGATCCGGTCACATGACCATCGCCAAAGCCGGACTCAGCAACATCTCCACCATCGAGTTTGACCCCTTACATAAGATGGTGTACTTTGCGGATCACGGGAGGGGTGTGATCGAGAGGGTCAGGACTGATGGGCGTGGCCTTGAGGTGGTGTCGACGAGGGGCGTGGACTCGGTGGAAGGCATGGCTGTCGATTGGATGCACCGGAGATTGTATTGGGTTGATTCAGT AGGAAGCTATATTGCTACTCAGAGCTTGTACCCTGGTAGTCGACACACGATACTTATGTCATCATTGGATGAGCCACATGGTATAGCAGTTCATCCTGCTCTTAA CATCATCTACTGGAGTTCATGGGGGGAATCCCCTAAGATCGAAGCTGCAAGGCATGATGGGAGTAATCGTGTCACGGTAGCAGCGTCACCGGTGCGACCCACCAAACTGGCCATAGACTATACACACAACAAGGTTCTTTGGATCGATGCAGGTCTTAGTACCATCAACGAAGCTGACCTTGACGGGACCAATCATAGGGTCATCAACAGAGGGG AAATGCACCATCCTTTCGGTCTAGCCCTGTACGGAGAGCTAATGTGGTCCACGGACTCGGAGCAGCGGGAAGTCCTAGCGCTGGACCGGAACAGTGGAGAGAAGCGGGTCTCGTTCAGCGGGGACTGGATCATACCTGTGGATGTTCATTTGATACACAGTGGAAGGAGAGTTATAGGAG ACATTGACCCTTGCCAAGTGTTCAACGGAGGTTGCGAACAGATCTGTATCTATGCTCATACCAACCAAGCAATCTGTAATTGTGAGACTGGATATCATCTTAGAAGAGACAGAGTGACTTGTGAACCAGGTAAGATTAAGAATAagtttgaaataaagataaagattaaatga
- the LOC129282202 gene encoding low-density lipoprotein receptor-related protein 4-like isoform X2 produces MVFWIDRSTNKIERKSLDGGEIQHIVSRHLHSPESLAVDWVHNKIYWTDIRLKQIERCDLNGSNREVVFNTGKRRPRAIALDPFEGYIFWSSSGKADKVERVSTNGRHTKRISKNDLKVIRNLAIDVIDKRVYWLDIGKRRIESSNYIGKKRNRLLEEISPNAFGLAIFEQKVYWADSVDNSIHSIVKYGDSPESRVDWSIFVESSPKGVCINHPSTQPSFDITGSFNCSTHSDCQIDLPDLTPDPSRSYLIYANTTSIHRIYADGSGHMTIAKAGLSNISTIEFDPLHKMVYFADHGRGVIERVRTDGRGLEVVSTRGVDSVEGMAVDWMHRRLYWVDSVGSYIATQSLYPGSRHTILMSSLDEPHGIAVHPALNIIYWSSWGESPKIEAARHDGSNRVTVAASPVRPTKLAIDYTHNKVLWIDAGLSTINEADLDGTNHRVINRGEMHHPFGLALYGELMWSTDSEQREVLALDRNSGEKRVSFSGDWIIPVDVHLIHSGRRVIGDIDPCQVFNGGCEQICIYAHTNQAICNCETGYHLRRDRVTCEPGKIKNKFEIKIKIK; encoded by the exons ATGGTGTTCTGGATTGACAGGAGTACCAACAAGATTGAAAGGAAATCATTGGATGGAGGTGAGATTCAG CATATAGTCTCGAGACACCTGCACAGCCCAGAGAGCTTGGCCGTAGATTGGGTTCATAATAAGATCTATTGGACAGACATCAGACTCAAGCAGATCGAGAGATGTGATTTAAACGGCTCAAACAGAGAAGTAGTCTTCAACACTGGTAAAAGGAGACCTAGGGCTATTGCTTTGGATCCATTTGAAGG GTATATATTCTGGAGTTCATCAGGTAAAGCCGACAAGGTGGAGCGAGTGTCCACCAATGGCAGACACACCAAGAGAATCTCAAAGAATGATCTCAAGGTCATCAGGAATCTTGCCATTGACGTGATCGATAAGAGGGTCTACTGGCTTGACATTGGAAAGAGGAGGATAGAATCGTCCAACTATATTGGGAAGAAGAGGAATAGACTCTTGGAAGAAATCAG CCCAAATGCATTTGGCTTGGCCATCTTTGAGCAGAAGGTATACTGGGCTGACTCTGTGGATAACAGTATCCACAGTATCGTTAAGTATGGAGACAGTCCAGAGTCCAGAGTCGATTGGAGTATTTTTGTAGAAAGTAGCCCCAAAGGTGTCTGCATCAACCATCCATCTACTCAACCCTCGTTTGATATCACTG GATCTTTCAACTGTAGCACACACAGTGACTGTCAGATTGACCTCCCCGACCTGACCCCTGACCCCTCCCGGTCCTACCTCATCTACGCCAACACCACCAGCATCCACCGCATCTACGCGGACGGATCCGGTCACATGACCATCGCCAAAGCCGGACTCAGCAACATCTCCACCATCGAGTTTGACCCCTTACATAAGATGGTGTACTTTGCGGATCACGGGAGGGGTGTGATCGAGAGGGTCAGGACTGATGGGCGTGGCCTTGAGGTGGTGTCGACGAGGGGCGTGGACTCGGTGGAAGGCATGGCTGTCGATTGGATGCACCGGAGATTGTATTGGGTTGATTCAGT AGGAAGCTATATTGCTACTCAGAGCTTGTACCCTGGTAGTCGACACACGATACTTATGTCATCATTGGATGAGCCACATGGTATAGCAGTTCATCCTGCTCTTAA CATCATCTACTGGAGTTCATGGGGGGAATCCCCTAAGATCGAAGCTGCAAGGCATGATGGGAGTAATCGTGTCACGGTAGCAGCGTCACCGGTGCGACCCACCAAACTGGCCATAGACTATACACACAACAAGGTTCTTTGGATCGATGCAGGTCTTAGTACCATCAACGAAGCTGACCTTGACGGGACCAATCATAGGGTCATCAACAGAGGGG AAATGCACCATCCTTTCGGTCTAGCCCTGTACGGAGAGCTAATGTGGTCCACGGACTCGGAGCAGCGGGAAGTCCTAGCGCTGGACCGGAACAGTGGAGAGAAGCGGGTCTCGTTCAGCGGGGACTGGATCATACCTGTGGATGTTCATTTGATACACAGTGGAAGGAGAGTTATAGGAG ACATTGACCCTTGCCAAGTGTTCAACGGAGGTTGCGAACAGATCTGTATCTATGCTCATACCAACCAAGCAATCTGTAATTGTGAGACTGGATATCATCTTAGAAGAGACAGAGTGACTTGTGAACCAGGTAAGATTAAGAATAagtttgaaataaagataaagattaaatga